Genomic window (Streptomyces sp. NBC_00078):
ACTGCCCGTGGTCCTTGACGGCGACGGCGCAGCGGTCGGCGTCGGGGTCGTTGGCGATGATCAGGTCCGGGTCGGTCTCGCGGGCCTTCGCGAAGGCCAGGTCCATGGCGCCCGGCTCTTCCGGGTTGGGGAAGGCGACGGTGGGGAAGTCCGGGTCGGGCTCGGCCTGTTCGGCGACGAGGGCGGGCCGGGGGAAGCCGGCCCGTGCGAAGGCGGCGAGGAGGGTGTCCTTGCCGACGCCGTGCAACGCCGTGTAGACGGTGCGGGCGGTGCGGGGGGAGCCGGCGGCGAGTACGGCGTCCGTGCGGGCCAGGTAGGCGTCGAGGACGCTGTCGTCGAGGGTTTCCCAGCCGGTGTCCGGGCGCGGGACGTCGTGGAGGGACGCGATCGCCTGGATTTCGGCCGCGATCTCCGTGTCCGCGGGCGGCACGATCTGGGAGCCGTCGCCGAGGTAGACCTTGTAGCCGTTGTCGCGGGGCGGGTTGTGGCTGGCGGTGACCTCCACGCCGGCGACCGCGCCCAGGTGCCGTATGGCGTAGGCGAGGACAGGGGTGGGGAGGGGGCGGGGAAGTACGGCGGCCCGGAAGCCGGCGCCGGTCATCACGGCGGCGGTGTCGCGGGCGAAGTCGACGGACTTGTGGCGGGCGTCGTAGCCGATGACCACCAGGCCGCCCTGCCGGCCCCTGGCGTTGAGGTACGCGGCGAGGCCCGCGGCGGCTCGGACGACGACCGAACGGTTCATGCGCATGGGGCCTGCGCCGAGTTCGCCGCGCAGGCCCGCGGTGCCGAACTGGAGGGTGCCGCTGAAGCGGGCGGTGAGTTCGGTGACGTCTCGGGCCTCGATGAGCTTGGCGAGCTCGTCACGGGTGTCCGGGTCGGGGTCCTCGGCCAGCCAGGTCTTGGCCCGGGCGATGAGATCGTCTTGCACGGTCGGTCCAGCCTCTCGTGTGGGTCGTGATGCCTGCGGCGCCTGCGCGGCTTCGGCGGGGGTGCGGGTGGCGCGTCGGGGCCGGAGCCGGGGTGTCCGTCATCGGTCCGGCGGTGCTGTCTGCCGGGTGGTGCTGGTGCCCGGTGACGGACGCCGGCCGCCGCGCGCGGACACCCCCACCCCGTCCCGTGCTCGCCGTGCGCGGCCGACGGCCCACGCGGGACTCCCGGATGCGCTCAGATACGGTCCAGAACCTGCGCCAGCAGCGAACCCATCCGGGTCGCCGAGTCGCGGCCCGCCTGGAGGACCTCTTCGTGGTTCAGGGGCTCGCCCGTCATGCCGGCCGCGAGGTTGGTCACCAGGGAGATGCCCAGTACCTCGGCGCCCGCCTCACGTGCGGCGATCGCTTCGAGGACCGTCGACATGCCCACCAGGTCCGCGCCGATCACCCGGGCCATGCGGATCTCGGCCGGCGTCTCGTAGTGCGGGCCGGGGAACTGCGCGTAGACGCCCTCCTCCAGGGTGGGGTCGATCTCCTTGCACAGGGCGCGCAGGCGGGGGGAGTAGAGGTCGGTGAGGTCGACGAAGTTCGCGCCGATGATCGGGGACGTCGCCGTCAGGTTGATGTGATCGCTGATCAGGACCGGCTGGCCGGGGCGCATGCCCTCGCGCAGGCCGCCGCAGCCGTTGGTGAGGACGATCGTCTTGCTGCCGGCGGCCACCGCGGTGCGGACGCCGTGCGCCACGGCGGCGACGCCTCGGCCCTCGTAGAAGTGGGTGCGGCCGAGGAAGACCAGGACGCGCTTGTCGCCGATGCGGTACGAGCGGATCTTGCCGCCGTGGCCCTCCACCACCGGCGGCGGGAAACCGGGCAGCTCGGTGACCTGGAACTCGGCATCGGGTGCCCCGAGGGCGTCCACCGCCGGGGCCCAGCCGGAGCCCATCACGAGGGCGACGTCGTGGGTCTCGGCGCCGGTCAGGTCGCGCAGGCGTGCGGCGGCGGCGTCGGCGGCGGCATGGGGGTCGCCCTGGATGTCGTCCGGAAGAAGAGATGCGTTCACGCGGTCGAGAGTAGCCGGTCGGGGCCTACGCGCGTAGATGACAGAGCTCACGGGTCTGCGATCGTTGTCTTGTCGTTTCCAACGAAAGGCGGGGGTGGAGGGTCTGTGCGGTGTCTGTGGGTTCGCTGTGCTCAGCAGGGGCGCTTGCGCAGCTCCATCACGTAGTCGTGCGGGGCTCCCGCGGACTCGGCTGCGTCGGCGACCTCGCCCAGATATCGCGCCGACGGGAGGCCGCCCTCGTAGCCGTCGAGGACGTACGTCCACGCCGACTCCTCGCCCTCCAGGGTGTGCACCCGCACCCGCATCCGGCGGTAGACGCCCAGGCCGACGCCCTCCCAGCGGTCCATCGACTCCTCGTCGAGCGGCGCGATGTCGTACAACGCGACGAAGACCTGGGAGAGCGGGTCCTCGACGATCGTCGCCAGAGCGCCCTCCCAGCCCATGTGCTCGCCCCCGAAGGTCAGCCGCCACCCGTTCAGCCAGCCGGTGGCGCGCATCGGCGAGTGCGGGGCGCGGCGGGTCATCAGCCGCGCGTCGAGGTTGCCGGCGTACGCGGCGTAGAGCGACATGGGGTCGAGGGTACGGTAGTCGGCACAGGCGTCTCGTGGGGATCAGCGGCCCCTTGCCAACCCATTGCCCCGCCCCCGGGGCGATAGCACCTTGAACGGTGCGGGACAATGGGGTACGTGACTCGGATCGTGATCATCGGTGGCGGACCCGGCGGATACGAGGCGGCCCTGGTGGCCGCCCAGCTCGGCGCGGAGGTGACCGTCGTCGACTGCGACGGTCTGGGCGGGGCGTCGGTACTGACCGACTGCGTGCCGTCGAAGACTCTTATTGCTACGGCCGAGGTGATGACCACCTTCGATTCGTCGTACGAGGAGCTGGGGATCATCGTCGCCGACGACACCCCGCCGCTGGAGCAGGCCGCCCGGGTGGTGGGGGTCGACCTGGGGAAGGTCAACCGTCGTGTGAAGCGGCTTGCGCTGGCCCAGTCGCACGACATCACGGCGTCCGTGACGCGTGCCGGGGCCCGGGTCATGCGGGGGCGCGGGCGGCTGGAGGGCATGCAGGCCCTCGACGGTTCGCGGAAGGTGGTCGTCTCCACTGCCGACGGCAGCGAGGAGACCCTCACCGCCGATGCCGTGCTCATCGCCACCGGCGGCCATCCGCGCGAGCTGCCCGACGCCCAGCCCGACGGCGTGCGCATCCTCAACTGGACCCAGGTGTACGACCTCACCGAGCTTCCCGAGGAGCTCATCGTGGTGGGGTCGGGCGTGACCGGTGCCGAGTTCGCCGGTGCCTATCAGGCGCTCGGGTCCAAGGTGACGCTGGTGTCGTCACGGGACCGTGTGCTGCCGGGTGAGGACCCGGATGCCGCCGCCGTCCTCGAGGACGTCTTCCGGCGGCGTGGCATGAACGTCATGGCGCGGTCGCGGGCCGCCGCCGCCAAGCGGGTCGGCGACCGGGTCGAGGTCGCGCTGTCCGACGGGCGGGTCATCAGCGGTTCGCACTGTCTGATGGCGGTCGGTGCCATTCCGAACAGTGCGGGGCTGGGATTGGAGAAGGCCGGCGTCAGGGTGCGCGAGTCCGGGCACATCTGGACCGACAAGGTCTCCCGGACGACGGCTCCCGGTGTCTATGCCGCCGGTGACGTGACCGGTGTCTTCGCCCTCGCCTCCGTGGCCGCCATGCAGGGCCGAATCGCCATGTACCACTTCCTCGGCGACGCGGTGGCACCGCTGAATCTGAAGACCGTTTCGTCCAATGTGTTCACCGATCCCGAGATCGCGACCGTCGGCTACACGCAGGCGGACGTCGATGGGGGAAAGATCGACGCCCGCGTCGTGAAGCTGCCGTTGCTGCGTAATCCGCGGGCCAAGATGCAGGGCATCAGGGACGGCTTCGTGAAGCTGTTCTGCCGGCCGGGCACCGGCATCGTGGTCGGCGGAGTGGTCGTCTCGCCGCGCGCTTCGGAACTGATCCATCCGATCTCGATCGCCGTCGACAACAATCTGACGGTCGAACAGATCGCGAACGCGTTCACCGTGTATCCCTCCCTTTCGGGGTCGATCGCGGAGGTCGCGCGCCAGCTTCACACGCGTAAGTCCGGCGGCGAGATCTGACGGCCGAAACCGATTCCCCGCTGGTCACAGGGAGTTGTCGAGCATGCGTACGGCATAGGCGGGACGGGTAGGCTCTATACCACTTCCCGTCCTTGTGTGCGAACAACTTCTGCTATTCGGCGCAAACTGCTGAAAGCAGACGGTCGTTGGGGTTACTGTCAGTTTCGTGTTCGCTGCAGAACGTCGCCAATTGATCCTCGAAATGGTGCGAGCGAATGGGGCCGTGTCGCTCCGTGAGCTCGCCCGCGTCGTCCAGACCTCCGAAGTGACCGTACGGCGGGACGTGCGCGCACTGGAGGCAGAAGGACTCCTCGACCGCCGGCATGGCGGTGCGGTATTGCCGGGCGGGTTCACGCGAGAATCCGGCTTTCCGCAGAAATCACATCTCGCGACCGCCGAGAAGACGGCCATCGCCGACCTTGCCGCGGGCTTCGTGGAAGAAGGCGAAGCCATCGTGGTCGGGGCGGGCACCACCACACAGGAGCTGGCTCGCCGGCTCGCCCGGGTGCCCGGGCTGACCGTCGTCACCAACTCCCTGCTGGTGGCCCAGGCGTTGGCCCATGCCAACCGCGTGGAGGTCGTGATGACCGGCGGCACCCTGCGCGGTTCCAACTACGCCCTGGTGGGCAGCGGTGCCGAGCAGTCCCTGCAGGGGCTGCGGGTGTCTCGGGCCTTCCTCTCCGGGAGCGGGCTCACCGCCGAGCGCGGCCTGTCCACGTCCAACATGCTGTCGGCGTCCGTCGACCGGGCGCTCGTGCAGGCCGCCGCCGAGGTCGTCGTGCTCGCCGATCACACCAAGCTCGGCACGGACACCATGTTCCAGACCGTGCCGACGGATGTGATCACGCGGCTGGTGACGGACGAGCCGCCACCGCACGACGACCGAGCGGCCACGGAGCTTCAGGCCCTCGCCGACCAAGGGGTGCAGATCGCTGTCGCCGGGGCATCGGGGAATTCGGCCGGTGATCCGGTCCCCCCGCGCCAAGCGCGCCGGGACGTCGCCCTGCCGGGGCCGCGGCGCGGACAGGTCTCCGGGCCCGGGGCGTCCCTGAGGACGGCCACGGTGCTCGGTGAGGCTTCGGCGGGGGCGGAGCGGGCGCGGGTTGCGGATCTGCGGCGGCGGTAGGGGCGACCTCGGCTCTTCGCCGGAAGGGTTCGCGCTCTTCGCCGTAGTGGTTCGCTGGTTGTGCGGGTGCGGGTGCGGGTTCGGATACGGGTTGTACACCGGGCCTACGCTGCGGAGCCGCTCCAGCCGTCCTTCAAGCCCCGCAGGGTGAGGGTCAGCAGGCGGTCCGCCAGGTCTGGGTCGCCCGGGGATTCCTCCGCCGCCAGTGCGATCGCGTGCGTCAGCTGGAGCAGGTCGCCGACTGCCACGTCGGCGCGCACTCTGCCCGCCTCCTGAGCCCGTGTCAGCAGGGCCTTGCCCGCCTCCCGAATGGGCTCGCTGCAGCGGGCCAGTGCGGAGGTGCCGTCGGTCGAGACGGACATCAACGCCCGTGCCAGGCCCCGGTACTCGCCTGCGTGCGCGACGATCTCCCGTAGCCATGTCACCAGGGCCGTGCACGGCTCGGGGGCGTCGAGGAGTTCGTGGGAGCGGGCCAGCAGGTCGCTCACCGCGTCCTCGAAGACCGCGCTCAACAGGGCGTGACGGTTGGGGAAATGGCGGTAGAGGGTGCCGATGCCCACCCCCGCACGCCGGGCCACGTCCTCCAGGGACGCGTCCGTGCCATGCGCCGCGAAGGCGGAGCGGGCCTCGGCGAGCAGCCGCTCGTAGTTGCGGCGGGCGTCGGCACGCATGGCACGCGGGGGCACCGGTGTCGCCGTCGTGTCGTCGTTCACCGCCGTCTCTGCCGACGTCGTGCCCACCATGCCTCCCACCTGCCCTCGCGTGCGTCCCCGTCTGCATCCAGCATGCCATCGAGGATGCGCGAGCGGGCTGCCCGGACCGTGTGGGCCGGAGCGTCTCCTCAGGCGGCAGCAGCGCCGGGGGGACGTGAAGGACGACGAGGCGCCCGGCGGACTGACTGCTTCAGTCCGCCGGGCGCCTCGGGATGTCCTATGGGAAGGCCGGTCCTGCCTCAGTCCTTGATTTCGCAGATGGGGGCGCCGGAGGTGAGGGAGGCGCCGATTTCGGCGGACAGGCCCTTGACGGTGCCGGACTTGTGGGCGTTGAGGGGCTGTTCCATCTTCATCGCTTCGAGGACGACGACGAGGTCGCCTTCCTTGACTTCCTGGCCCTCCTCGACGGCGACCTTGACGATGGTGCCCTGCATGGGGGAGGCGAGGGTGTCGCCGGAGGCTGCCGGGCCGGACTTCTTGGCGGCCCGGCGTTTGGGGCGGGCGCCGGCGGCGAGGCCGGTGCGGGCCAGGGACATGCCCAGGGAGGAGGGCAGGGAGACCTCCAGGCGTTTGCCGCCGACCTCGACGACGACCGTCTCGCGGCCCGGTTCCTCGTCCGTGTCGGTGTCCGCGGGCGCGGTGAAGGGCTTGATGTCGTTGACGAACTCGGTCTCGATCCAGCGGGTGTGGACCGTGAACGGCTCGGCGCTGCCGCTGAGTTCGGGGGCGAACGCGGGGTCGGTGACCACCTTGCGGTGGAAGGGGATGGCGGTGGCCATGCCCTCCACCCGGAACTCCTGCAGGGCACGGGCCGCGCGCTGCAGGGCCTGGGCGCGGGTGGCGCCGGTGACGATCAGCTTGGCCAGCAGCGAGTCCCAGGCCGGGCCGATCACACTGCCCGACTCCACACCGGCGTCCAGGCGCACGCCCGGGCCGGACGGCGCGTCGAAGGCGGTGACGGTGCCCGGCGCGGGCAGGAAGCCCCTGCCGGGGTCCTCGCCGTTGATACGGAACTCCAAGGAGTGGCCGCGCAGTTGGGGATCGCCGTAGCCGAGTTCCTCGCCGTCGGCGATGCGGAACATCTCACGGACCAGGTCGATCCCGGCGACCTCCTCGGTGACCGGGTGCTCGACCTGCAGACGGGTGTTGACCTCCAGGAAGGAGATCGTGCCGTCCGTGCCGACGAGGAACTCGACCGTGCCGGCGCCGACGTAGCCGGCCTCCTTGAGGATGGCCTTGGAAGACGCGTACAACTCGGCGACCTGCGCCTCGGACAGGAACGGCGCCGGGGCCTCCTCGACCAGCTTCTGGTGGCGGCGCTGCAGCGAGCAGTCACGGGTGGAGACCACGACCACGTTGCCGTGGCTGTCGGCCAGGCACTGGGTCTCCACATGGCGGGGCTTGTCGAGGTACCGCTCCACGAAGCACTCCCCGCGGCCGAACGCGGCCACCGCCTCACGGACCGCCGACTCGTAGAGTTCGGGTACCTCTTCGAGAGTGCGGGCGACCTTCAGGCCGCGTCCGCCACCACCGAAGGCCGCCTTGATGGCGATGGGCAGGCCGTGCTCCCGGGCGAAGGCCACGACCTCCTGGGCCCCCGACACCGGATCGGGCGTGCCCGCCACCAGCGGCGCACCGGCACGCTGGGCGATGTGCCGGGCGGCGACCTTGTCACCCAGATCACGAATGGCCTGCGGCGGCGGGCCGATCCAGATCAGCCCGGCATCGAGCACGGCCTGCGCGAAGTCGGCGTTCTCCGACAGAAAACCGTAACCGGGGTGGATCGCGTCCGCCCCCGACTCACGCGCCGCGTTCAAAACCTTGTCGATGTCCAGATAACTGGTCGCCGGAGTGTCACCGCCCAGGGCGAACGCCTCATCTGCGGCGCGGACATGCAGAGCGTCACGGTCCGGGTCCGCATAGACGGCCACACTCGCGATCCCCGCGTCCCGGCAGGCCCGAGCGACCCGGACAGCGATTTCGCCACGGTTGGCGATGAGCACCTTGCGCACGATTGAGGCTCCCTCCTTGAAACAAGCCGAGTTTAGGGACTGGCTACACGGCACTACGACCCGTCCCCACTGGTGAGCTTGCCCACACGGAGCGTGATACGAGGCTTGCTCGACCCGCGAAATCCCTTGTCGCACCACGGCATGCCGGACTCCTGCGGGAAACCCTAGCTCTCCCGTGTGGTCAAGGTCTCTGTGAGAGCGTGCTGCGGGCCACTCGGTTTCTTTGTGGAGTCCCTACGAATGGCCCAATGATTCTTTGCCGTCCGCAGAACCCTTGTCCCGGGGTTTACCCGTTAGTAGCGTTCGCGATGTACGGAACGTACTTTGGGTAACAAGAGCTCGGCTCGAGAGTGGGTGGGGACCGGTGGTGCGCAGACCGGTGGCGTGGGTCGTGGCGGTCGTGCTCTTCGTGGAGGCGTTCGGCGTCGCGGCACTGAACTGGTTTCTGGGGATCGTCGTCGACCGGCAGGACATGTCCCTGGCCGGCCTCGACTCCGACATGATGGCGACGTCCTCGAAGATCGGCGGGATCCTCTTCGGCCTCTACTTCGCCCTGTGCGGCCTGGTGGCGCTCCTCGTCGCCCTCCGGGACCGCCCGCCGGCCGGCTTCGGGCGCATCCTGCTGATCAGCGCGGCCGTGGTGCACGGGCTGCTGGGCGCGTTCGCGTGGGGGCTGGTGGGCTGGTCGGCGTTCCTGTTCATGGTGGCGGTGCTGGCACTCATCGTGCTGCTGCTGATGACCTACGACGGCCCGGCCGAGCCCTCCGACGCGGTCCCGCCCGCGGCACCCGGCCCCGAGAACGACGGCGGCAACGACGGTGGCCGCGAGGACGACAAGGGCTCGCCCCTCACTTCTCCGCCGGCGCCCACAACTCCGTGATGCCGACGCCCAGCTGGGCGAGGAGCCGGCGGACGAGGGGCAGGCTGATGCCGATCACGTTGCCGTGGTCGCCGTCGATGCCGTCGATGAACGGCGCGCTGCGGCCGTCGAGCGTGAACGCCCCCGCGACGTAAAGGGGTTCGCCCGAGGCGACGTAGGCGGCGATCTCCTCGTCGGTGGGCTCGCCGAAGCGGACGACCGTGGAAGCCGTGGCCGACACGTACCTCTTGTTCGTCGTGTCCCAGATGCAGTGGCCGGTCTGCAGCGTGCCGGCGCGTCCTCGCATCGCCTTCCAGCGCGCGGTGGCCTCTTCGGCGTCCGCGGGCTTGCCGAGCGCCTGGCCGTCGAGGTCGAGCACCGAGTCGCAGCCGATCACCAGGGCGCCGTGCACCTCCGGCCTGGCGGCCACGACGGAGGCCTTGGCCTCGGCGAGGGCGAGGGCGAGGTCGGCGGGGGTGGGGGCCGTCACGGCCTCCTCGTCGACGCCGCTCACGATGACCTCCGGTGCCAGACCGGCCTGGCGCAGCAGGTTCAGTCGGGCGGGGGACTGGGAGGCGAGGACGAGGCGGCGGAGCGGCTGATCGGTCATGCGGTCAGGGTATCGGCGGGCGTGTCGGCGTTCACCTCAGGCCGATCACGATCATCGCCAGCAGCATGGCCAATGCCATGAGGAGACCGAGCCGCCGCAACATCTCCTGCATGTCCCGCAGTTCTTTGGGCGGCTCGTTCTCGGGGTCGGACCACAGCATGTCACCAGCGTGCGGCTGGGCCGGGGGAGGGCGCCTGAGTACTGGTACTCAAATCGGCGCCCGGCGTTGTTCTCACCTGCGCGGTTCCCCGCGCCCCTGTGGACCTCAGCCCGGCCAGTACGTGCGAGCCCATGACGCGGGGCCCGGCTGCGGCAAGCGGTGGCTTGCGAGGCGCGCCGGGTCGGACCACGCGTCCCTCTCCCGCGGCGCACCGGACGGCTCGGCTGCCGCCACCGCGGCGCGGACCCTGACCACCGCCAGGGCGGCGGCCAGCTCCTCCGGGGTCGGGTTGCCCCGTACGACCTTGATGTTCATGACGGCTCCCTGCCGGACTGGAGGCTAGAGGGGGATGTTGCCGTGCTTCTTGGGCGGCAGCGACTCGCGCTTCGTACGCAGCTGGCGAAGGCCGCGGACGACGTGCCGGCGCGTCTCGGACGGCATGATCACCGAGTCGACGTACCCGCGCTCGGCCGCGATGTAGGGGTTGAGGAGGGCGTCCTCGTACTCCTGGATGAGGCGGGCCCGGGTGGCTTCGAGGTCGCCGTTCGCGTCGGCCTCGGCGATGGTGCGGCGGTGCAGGATGTTGACCGCGCCCTGGGCGCCCATGACGGCGATCTGGGCGGTGGGCCAGGCGAGGTTGAGGTCGGCGCCCAGGTGCTTGGAGCCCATGACGTCGTAGGCGCCGCCGAAGGCCTTGCGGGTGATGACCGTGATGAGGGGGACGGTGGCCTCGGCGTAGGCGTAGATCAGCTTGGCGCCGCGGCGGATGATGCCGTCGTGCTCCTGGTCGACGCCGGGCAGGAAGCCCGGCACGTCGACGAAGGTGATGACCGGGACGTTGAAGGCGTCGCAGGTGCGCACGAAGCGGGCGGCCTTCTCGGAGGCCGTGATGTCCAGACAGCCCGCGAACTGCATCGGCTGGTTGGCGACGATGCCGACGGGGTGACCTTCGACCCGGCCGAAGCCGGTGAGGATGTTCGGTGCGAACAGCGCCTGCGTCTCGAAGAACTCGGCGTCGTCCAGGATGTGTTCGATCACCGTGTGCATGTCGTACGGCTGGTTCGCGCTGTCCGGGACGAGCGTGTCCAGCTCCAGGTCCTCGCCGGTGGTGGCGAGGTCCGCCTCCTCCGGATAGACCGGCGCCTCGGAGAGGTTGTTGGACGGCAGGTACGACAGCAGCTGCTTGACGTACTCGATCGCGTCCTTCTCGTCCCCGGCCATGTGATGGGCCACACCGGACGTGGAGTTGTGGGTGCGTGCGCCGCCCAGCTCCTCGAAGCCGACGTCCTCGCCGGTGACGGTCTTGATGACGTCCGGACCGGTGATGAACATGTGCGAGGTCTGGTCGACCATCACCGTGAAGTCGGTGATCGCGGGGGAGTAGACCGCACCGCCCGCGCAGGGGCCCACGACGAGGCTGATCTGCGGGATGACACCGCTGGCGTGGGTGTTGCGGCGGAAGATCTCGCCGTACGCGCCGAGCGAGGCGACGCCCTCCTGGATTCGGGCGCCGCCGGAGTCGTTGATGCCGATGACCGGGCAGCCGGTCTTCAGCGCGAAGTCCATGACCTTGACGATCTTCTGCCCGTAGACCTCGCCCAGGGCGCCGCCGAAGACGGTGAAGTCCTGGGAGAACACGGCGACCGGGCGGCCGTCGACGGTGCCGTAGCCGGTGACGACGCCGTCGCCGTAGGGGCGGTTGTTCTCCAGGCCGAAGTTGGTGGAGCGGTGCCTGGCGAACTCGTCGAGCTCGACGAACGAGCCCTCGTCGAGGAGCAGCTCGATCCGCTCACGGGCCGTCAGCTTGCCTTTGGCGTGCTGCTTTTCGACGGCGCGTGCGGAGCCGGCGTGCGTCGCCTCGTCGATACGGCGCTGGAGATCCGCGAGCTTGCCCGCG
Coding sequences:
- a CDS encoding phospho-sugar mutase; amino-acid sequence: MQDDLIARAKTWLAEDPDPDTRDELAKLIEARDVTELTARFSGTLQFGTAGLRGELGAGPMRMNRSVVVRAAAGLAAYLNARGRQGGLVVIGYDARHKSVDFARDTAAVMTGAGFRAAVLPRPLPTPVLAYAIRHLGAVAGVEVTASHNPPRDNGYKVYLGDGSQIVPPADTEIAAEIQAIASLHDVPRPDTGWETLDDSVLDAYLARTDAVLAAGSPRTARTVYTALHGVGKDTLLAAFARAGFPRPALVAEQAEPDPDFPTVAFPNPEEPGAMDLAFAKARETDPDLIIANDPDADRCAVAVKDHGQWRMLRGDEVGALLAAHLVRRGAQGTFAESIVSSSLLGRIARKAGLPYEETLTGFKWIARVEGLRYGYEEALGYCVDPDGVRDKDGITAALLITELASQLKEEGRTLLDFLDDLAVEHGLHATDQLSVRVQDLSVIARAMEQLRERPPTELAGLAITRAEDLSQGTDRLPPTDGLRYTLDGARVIVRPSGTEPKLKCYLEVVVPVPTHAGLPAAHTTANGLLAAIKRDLSAAAGI
- a CDS encoding purine-nucleoside phosphorylase; protein product: MNASLLPDDIQGDPHAAADAAAARLRDLTGAETHDVALVMGSGWAPAVDALGAPDAEFQVTELPGFPPPVVEGHGGKIRSYRIGDKRVLVFLGRTHFYEGRGVAAVAHGVRTAVAAGSKTIVLTNGCGGLREGMRPGQPVLISDHINLTATSPIIGANFVDLTDLYSPRLRALCKEIDPTLEEGVYAQFPGPHYETPAEIRMARVIGADLVGMSTVLEAIAAREAGAEVLGISLVTNLAAGMTGEPLNHEEVLQAGRDSATRMGSLLAQVLDRI
- a CDS encoding gamma-glutamylcyclotransferase produces the protein MSLYAAYAGNLDARLMTRRAPHSPMRATGWLNGWRLTFGGEHMGWEGALATIVEDPLSQVFVALYDIAPLDEESMDRWEGVGLGVYRRMRVRVHTLEGEESAWTYVLDGYEGGLPSARYLGEVADAAESAGAPHDYVMELRKRPC
- a CDS encoding NAD(P)H-quinone dehydrogenase, which produces MGYVTRIVIIGGGPGGYEAALVAAQLGAEVTVVDCDGLGGASVLTDCVPSKTLIATAEVMTTFDSSYEELGIIVADDTPPLEQAARVVGVDLGKVNRRVKRLALAQSHDITASVTRAGARVMRGRGRLEGMQALDGSRKVVVSTADGSEETLTADAVLIATGGHPRELPDAQPDGVRILNWTQVYDLTELPEELIVVGSGVTGAEFAGAYQALGSKVTLVSSRDRVLPGEDPDAAAVLEDVFRRRGMNVMARSRAAAAKRVGDRVEVALSDGRVISGSHCLMAVGAIPNSAGLGLEKAGVRVRESGHIWTDKVSRTTAPGVYAAGDVTGVFALASVAAMQGRIAMYHFLGDAVAPLNLKTVSSNVFTDPEIATVGYTQADVDGGKIDARVVKLPLLRNPRAKMQGIRDGFVKLFCRPGTGIVVGGVVVSPRASELIHPISIAVDNNLTVEQIANAFTVYPSLSGSIAEVARQLHTRKSGGEI
- a CDS encoding DeoR/GlpR family DNA-binding transcription regulator, with product MFAAERRQLILEMVRANGAVSLRELARVVQTSEVTVRRDVRALEAEGLLDRRHGGAVLPGGFTRESGFPQKSHLATAEKTAIADLAAGFVEEGEAIVVGAGTTTQELARRLARVPGLTVVTNSLLVAQALAHANRVEVVMTGGTLRGSNYALVGSGAEQSLQGLRVSRAFLSGSGLTAERGLSTSNMLSASVDRALVQAAAEVVVLADHTKLGTDTMFQTVPTDVITRLVTDEPPPHDDRAATELQALADQGVQIAVAGASGNSAGDPVPPRQARRDVALPGPRRGQVSGPGASLRTATVLGEASAGAERARVADLRRR
- a CDS encoding TetR/AcrR family transcriptional regulator, which codes for MRADARRNYERLLAEARSAFAAHGTDASLEDVARRAGVGIGTLYRHFPNRHALLSAVFEDAVSDLLARSHELLDAPEPCTALVTWLREIVAHAGEYRGLARALMSVSTDGTSALARCSEPIREAGKALLTRAQEAGRVRADVAVGDLLQLTHAIALAAEESPGDPDLADRLLTLTLRGLKDGWSGSAA
- a CDS encoding biotin carboxylase N-terminal domain-containing protein, whose protein sequence is MRKVLIANRGEIAVRVARACRDAGIASVAVYADPDRDALHVRAADEAFALGGDTPATSYLDIDKVLNAARESGADAIHPGYGFLSENADFAQAVLDAGLIWIGPPPQAIRDLGDKVAARHIAQRAGAPLVAGTPDPVSGAQEVVAFAREHGLPIAIKAAFGGGGRGLKVARTLEEVPELYESAVREAVAAFGRGECFVERYLDKPRHVETQCLADSHGNVVVVSTRDCSLQRRHQKLVEEAPAPFLSEAQVAELYASSKAILKEAGYVGAGTVEFLVGTDGTISFLEVNTRLQVEHPVTEEVAGIDLVREMFRIADGEELGYGDPQLRGHSLEFRINGEDPGRGFLPAPGTVTAFDAPSGPGVRLDAGVESGSVIGPAWDSLLAKLIVTGATRAQALQRAARALQEFRVEGMATAIPFHRKVVTDPAFAPELSGSAEPFTVHTRWIETEFVNDIKPFTAPADTDTDEEPGRETVVVEVGGKRLEVSLPSSLGMSLARTGLAAGARPKRRAAKKSGPAASGDTLASPMQGTIVKVAVEEGQEVKEGDLVVVLEAMKMEQPLNAHKSGTVKGLSAEIGASLTSGAPICEIKD
- a CDS encoding nucleoside triphosphate pyrophosphatase; its protein translation is MTDQPLRRLVLASQSPARLNLLRQAGLAPEVIVSGVDEEAVTAPTPADLALALAEAKASVVAARPEVHGALVIGCDSVLDLDGQALGKPADAEEATARWKAMRGRAGTLQTGHCIWDTTNKRYVSATASTVVRFGEPTDEEIAAYVASGEPLYVAGAFTLDGRSAPFIDGIDGDHGNVIGISLPLVRRLLAQLGVGITELWAPAEK
- the mmpB gene encoding morphogenic membrane protein MmpB translates to MLWSDPENEPPKELRDMQEMLRRLGLLMALAMLLAMIVIGLR
- a CDS encoding acyl-CoA carboxylase epsilon subunit, which translates into the protein MNIKVVRGNPTPEELAAALAVVRVRAAVAAAEPSGAPRERDAWSDPARLASHRLPQPGPASWARTYWPG
- a CDS encoding acyl-CoA carboxylase subunit beta; amino-acid sequence: MSEPEERQEIQKPQGIDIHTTAGKLADLQRRIDEATHAGSARAVEKQHAKGKLTARERIELLLDEGSFVELDEFARHRSTNFGLENNRPYGDGVVTGYGTVDGRPVAVFSQDFTVFGGALGEVYGQKIVKVMDFALKTGCPVIGINDSGGARIQEGVASLGAYGEIFRRNTHASGVIPQISLVVGPCAGGAVYSPAITDFTVMVDQTSHMFITGPDVIKTVTGEDVGFEELGGARTHNSTSGVAHHMAGDEKDAIEYVKQLLSYLPSNNLSEAPVYPEEADLATTGEDLELDTLVPDSANQPYDMHTVIEHILDDAEFFETQALFAPNILTGFGRVEGHPVGIVANQPMQFAGCLDITASEKAARFVRTCDAFNVPVITFVDVPGFLPGVDQEHDGIIRRGAKLIYAYAEATVPLITVITRKAFGGAYDVMGSKHLGADLNLAWPTAQIAVMGAQGAVNILHRRTIAEADANGDLEATRARLIQEYEDALLNPYIAAERGYVDSVIMPSETRRHVVRGLRQLRTKRESLPPKKHGNIPL